Genomic segment of Mycobacterium sp. 050128:
CGGGTTGCCGGTGTAGGCGGTGACCGCACCGATCCCGTACTTCTCGATCACCGGCGTCAGCAGCTCGGTGCAGCGCCGAAACGCCGCATCCCAGCTGACCTCCTGCCAGGCCCCGTCGACCTTGATCATCGGGTTGCGGACGCGGTCCGGGTCGTGATGCACCGCGCCCAGCGACACGCCCTTCGGGCAGAGATGCCCACGGCTCCACACGTCGTCACGGTTGCCGCGAATGCTCGTGACCGCGCCTGATTTAACGTGAATCTCCAAGCCGCACATGGCTTCACACAGCGGACAGGTCCGAATATGTTTGCCGTCAGCTCCGGGCTTCATTCACCCACTGTATTGCGATACTCCGAGTAGCGGAAGTGGCAAAAGTTCAGCTCAGGCCACCCAGGGACCCATGCCGCCGACCTTCTCGATACGGATGCGGTTGAGGTATCCCGGCGGGGCGTCGTCCGGCGGGAACTTCACATCCGGACTTCCCAGGTGCGCGTCGAGTTCCCGGAGCAACTCCGGGGCGCCGCCCTCGACAATCCGCGCTGTCCCGGTGATCGATAGGTATGGCCGGGGCCGAATACCCTGGTCGTCTATCGCCACGATCGTGACGGCCACCCGCGGATCCTTGCGGATATTGCGCAGCTTCTTGTAGTCGGCCAGGTGGGCGCTGACCAGTTCGTCGCCGTCCGGCGTGGACTGCAAGGCGACCCAGACCAGGCTGACCTGGGGGCTGCCATCGGGATTGATGGTGATCAGGGTGGCGTCGACACCCTTGCCGATGAGCTTTCGTGCGGCGTCGTTGAGTTCCATGCGTTGTGATACGGCTTCGCGAGACGATTCATTCCCGTCATTCCCCTCACGACGTCGCAGGATGTAACCCGCGGCGCTATTCCTGGAGAGACATTTGAATTTGACAAGTTAGCTATGCATCGACGAGGCATCAGCCATAGCGTCATGTAAGACCGAACGACCTGCCCAGGAGCTAGGAGCCGGAGGCGCGGCCATGACCGATCAGCAGCCCCCGATGAACATCGAGTACCTCCGACGTGAAGTGCTCGCCCGGATAGACGCACACCCACTCGACGACTGGTCCCCCGCCCTATTGCGAGCCGTGATAGCCGTTTTCGACTTGAACGGCGTCATGCCCAAGCCGCTGCAGCGCTTCCAGCCTCGCATCGTCCAGTAGGCGCACGCGGCCGCCTGACTAAGGTGCTGTGGGAGTACCTGCGGTCGGGTGAGGAGTCACGGAGATGGAGATGTGGGAGTTGGTGGCCCGTGAGCAAATCCGTGACACCCTCGCCCGATACAACTGGTCGGGTGACGCCGGTCGGCTCGACGGGCTTGCCGAGACCTTCTGCGTCGACGGCGTTCTCGAAATTCGTGGGGGGAAGCCACTGCGTGGCCGATCCGAGATCGTCACGTTCCTCGGTGGTGTCACCGGCAGGCTCGCCGTCGAGGCGGACGTCAAGCCGGTCGTTCGGCACAACGTCGCCAACATCGTGTTCACTTCGTTGACTCCCGACGACGCGCGGGTGTCGTGCTACTTCACCGTCGTCACCCACATCGGGCTCGACCATTTCGGCCGCTATCGCGATGTTTTGGTGCCCGATGGCGGCACCTGGCTGATCAAGCACCGCAAGGTGTCGACGGATTGGGCGGCCGTCGGCTCCGCCATGGCCCGGCCTTCCTGAATCCTTGCGGCACAGTCGCTTTCGTTGTGCACCCTCGGTGTTGAGTGTGCACCGACGGTGTTGAGTGTGCACCCTCGGTGTTGAGTGTGCACCGAGGGCGGAAAATCGGCGAAATTCTCGCCCTGAGCGCGCACTCGACGCGGTGGGCGCGCACTCGCATCGATGCCGATCAGTGGAACACGCGATCATGCGCTGAGGCCTGACATGGCAGGGTGACATGCGTGGCCAATACCTCTGCAACGACAGTCGAGCGTGATCTGCGTGAAATCACCACCCCGAAGGGCGCTTTGCGCTACTACGACTGCGGCCCGGATTCCGGCCCGGTGCTGCTGTTCCTGCACGGCTCCGGCCCCGGGGTCACCGGCTGGCGCAACTTCCGCGGGATCCTCCCCACCTTTGCCGAGCACTTTCGCTGCCTAATCCTCGAATTCCCCGGCTTCGGGGTCACCGATGACTTCGGCGGTCACCCGATGGTCACGGCGTTCGGCGTGGTGTCGCCGTTCCTGGACGCACTCGGAGTCGAGAAGGCGCACATCGTCGGCAACTCGATGGGTGGCGGCGTCGGCATCAACTTCGCCATCGGAAATCCGGACCGCGTCGGCCGGCTGGTGACCATCGGCGGCATCGGCACCAACATCTTCAGTCCCAGCCCGAGCGAGGGCATCCGGCTGTTGCAGGAGTTCGTCGAGGACCCCACCCGGCAGCGGCTCGTCGACTGGCTGAAGTCGATGGTGTACGACCAGGCCCTGGTGACCGACGAACTCATCGAGGAGCGTTGGCAGCTGGCCACCGATCCCGTCACGCTGGACGCCGCGCGCCGGATGTACGGGAAGGCGGCGTTCTCCGCGATGAACTCCGCGATGGCCGCCTCGGACCGGCCCTTCCCGTGGGCGACGATGCACAAGCTGGCCGCCCCCACACTGCTGACGTGGGGCCGCGACGATCGGGTGAGTCCGCCCGATATGGCGCTGATACCGATGCGCACCATCCCCAACGCGGAGCTGCATGTCTTCCCGAACTCCGGGCACTGGGCCATGATCGAGGCCAAGGCAGCCTTCGAAAGTACGGTCCTGGGATTTTTGTCCCGCTAGCGGCGATCGCGAGGGCGGCGGAGCCGGGCGAAGCGGGTCACCGCCATACCACCTAGCGGCGATCGCGAGGGCGGCGGAGCCGGGCGAAGCGGGTCACCGCCATCCCACCTAGCGGCGATCGCGAGGGCGGCGGAGCCGGGCGAAGCGGGTCGCCGACATACCACCTAAGGCGCTCCGGCAAGGCCTTTCAGCAGCAAGGCGTGCGCGTCGGGATTGCCGTCGAGCACCCGGCTGGTGCGGGTGGTGATCTGCCACTGGTCGTCGATGCGGCGCAGCGCGAAATGGTGTGCGGTGGCGCGCCACACCCGGTAGGACCCCTTTGCCGAGCCTTCGCGGACAAGCACGAGGGACTCGCACACCGCCACTGCCTCGTCACCGGTGACCGTGACGACGCACGGCCCCAGGAAGTGCGAGCAACCCTTCTGCACCAATTTCTGGTGGGCGTCCGAGCTGATCATCGCGTGCACGTCGGCACGGCCTTCCATCCGCCAGCCGTCGACGTCGTACACGCCGTCGATCGCCCACAGCCGCGCGCTGGCATCCGGGTCGCCGGCGTCGACAGCCGGACCGTACGACGCGATCAACTGCCTGATGTCGCGGTCGTCTTCGAGCCGGCGCAGCCGGGCCGCCAATTCCGCCAGGTCCGTCATCGTCGTCTCCTCATCGCTGGGTGGCGCCCGCGTCGACGGGCAGGTGCTGTGTCGCGCCGGTGAGCAGCGCAACCTTGTCTGTGCGCCGTGGAGTCATGTCGCCTTCTGGGTCAGGCCGGCGTCGACGACAAGCTGGGTGCCGGTGATGTAGCGGCCCTGATCCGACGCCAGGAACACGACGGCGTTGGCGACGTCGACGGGCTCCACCCACGGGACCGGCAACAGGTTGCGCGCCTGCAGCACCTCGGCCGCGTCGGCCGCCGTCGGGTTGGGCAGATCGGGCCGCAGCTTGCGGTACATCGCCTCGTTGAGCACCATCGGTGTCGCGACCGGACCCGGGTGCACCGTGTTGACCCGGATGCCGCGCGGTCCCAGCTCGTTGGCCAGCGTGCGCGCCAGCCCGACGATCGCGTGCTTGCTGGCCGTGTAGTGCGCGGTGTTCGCGGTTCCCCGAAGGCCGTTGGTAGAGCTGATCAGCACGACGGATCCACCGTCGGCGCCGATGTGCGGCACGCCGGCTCTGACGGTGTGCCAGGCCCCGGAGAGATTGATGTCCAGCGTCTGTTTCCAGACCTGCGGGTCGAGTTCCCAGGTCGGGCCGCCCGGGAGGTGGACACCGGCGTTGGCGATGATGACGTCGAGGCGGCCCAGCGCAGCGACACCGCTGTCGATCGCCGACGTCACGGCCGCGAGGTCGCTCACATCCGCGATACCCGTGGCGCAGCGACGGCCTCTGCTTTCGACTTCGGTTGCGGTACGGGATAATTCGTCGGCAAGAGTGGCGACGTCGAGGGCGATCACGTCGGCACCCTCGTCGGCGAAGCGCTGACAGTGCACCCGCCCGGTACCTTTGCCGGCGCCGGTGACCACGACGACTTTGTCGAGTAGACCAGTCATCGCTTGATTAGATCGAACCCGCGGTAGCCGGCGTCGGCCACATCGGCGCAGATGTCGTTGTAGGTCGCGAATCCGCCGACGAACAGCATGAAGCCCGTGGGCTTCCCGGGCACGTTGGCGCCCATGTACCAGGAATTCGCCTTGGTGAACAACGTCGTCTCGGCACGCCGGGCGCATTCGGCGCCCCAGCCGTCCACGCTGTCCACGCCTGCTTCGATGCCCACATAGCCATGGCGGTCGAGGTAGGCGATCGCCTGCGCGACCCAGTCCACCTGCGCCTCCGCGTGCAGCACCATGTTCGCTAGCACGGCAGGAGCTCCGGGGCCCGAGATCAGGAACAGGTTGGGGAACCCGTCGACGCCCAGTCCGAGATACGTGCGCGGTCCGTGGACCCAGTCGTCGCGCAGCGTGGCACCGTCACGCCCGACGATGTCGATGCGCCCCAGCGCCCCGGTCATCGCATCGAAACCCGTTGCCAGCACGATCATGTCGAGGTCGTAATGCATGGCACCGGCGTTGATTCCCGCCGGGTCGATCGATTCGATCGGTGTGTCACGGACACTGATCAACGTCACGTTGGGCCGGTTGAATGTCTGAAAATAGTTGCTGTCGGTGCAGATTCGCTTGGTCCCGATCGGATGGTCGGTGGGGATCAACAGGT
This window contains:
- a CDS encoding PPOX class F420-dependent oxidoreductase, whose amino-acid sequence is MELNDAARKLIGKGVDATLITINPDGSPQVSLVWVALQSTPDGDELVSAHLADYKKLRNIRKDPRVAVTIVAIDDQGIRPRPYLSITGTARIVEGGAPELLRELDAHLGSPDVKFPPDDAPPGYLNRIRIEKVGGMGPWVA
- a CDS encoding nuclear transport factor 2 family protein, coding for MEMWELVAREQIRDTLARYNWSGDAGRLDGLAETFCVDGVLEIRGGKPLRGRSEIVTFLGGVTGRLAVEADVKPVVRHNVANIVFTSLTPDDARVSCYFTVVTHIGLDHFGRYRDVLVPDGGTWLIKHRKVSTDWAAVGSAMARPS
- a CDS encoding alpha/beta fold hydrolase; this encodes MTCVANTSATTVERDLREITTPKGALRYYDCGPDSGPVLLFLHGSGPGVTGWRNFRGILPTFAEHFRCLILEFPGFGVTDDFGGHPMVTAFGVVSPFLDALGVEKAHIVGNSMGGGVGINFAIGNPDRVGRLVTIGGIGTNIFSPSPSEGIRLLQEFVEDPTRQRLVDWLKSMVYDQALVTDELIEERWQLATDPVTLDAARRMYGKAAFSAMNSAMAASDRPFPWATMHKLAAPTLLTWGRDDRVSPPDMALIPMRTIPNAELHVFPNSGHWAMIEAKAAFESTVLGFLSR
- a CDS encoding nuclear transport factor 2 family protein, which gives rise to MTDLAELAARLRRLEDDRDIRQLIASYGPAVDAGDPDASARLWAIDGVYDVDGWRMEGRADVHAMISSDAHQKLVQKGCSHFLGPCVVTVTGDEAVAVCESLVLVREGSAKGSYRVWRATAHHFALRRIDDQWQITTRTSRVLDGNPDAHALLLKGLAGAP
- a CDS encoding mycofactocin-coupled SDR family oxidoreductase; amino-acid sequence: MTGLLDKVVVVTGAGKGTGRVHCQRFADEGADVIALDVATLADELSRTATEVESRGRRCATGIADVSDLAAVTSAIDSGVAALGRLDVIIANAGVHLPGGPTWELDPQVWKQTLDINLSGAWHTVRAGVPHIGADGGSVVLISSTNGLRGTANTAHYTASKHAIVGLARTLANELGPRGIRVNTVHPGPVATPMVLNEAMYRKLRPDLPNPTAADAAEVLQARNLLPVPWVEPVDVANAVVFLASDQGRYITGTQLVVDAGLTQKAT